One stretch of Vibrio kanaloae DNA includes these proteins:
- a CDS encoding DUF3087 family protein: MKLQKINKEEYRKKMNLLLVSLVGSLALFAIVFGSILIELFGSVGSVTGEATGNFHLNVLGVILSVALNAFIASRVKGHDYFKEALYVWNLKQIHNQIYRKLKRIQPKAEQGDRDALTILYFYYTTQKQVYDLDNNTLTIKTVQQSLDNILELGDKWSIELDIEDFSKDLIAKF, encoded by the coding sequence ATGAAGTTACAGAAGATTAATAAAGAAGAATATAGAAAAAAGATGAACCTACTGTTGGTTTCACTGGTTGGGTCACTCGCCTTGTTTGCCATCGTATTCGGTAGCATTCTGATTGAACTTTTTGGTTCAGTTGGATCTGTTACTGGGGAAGCAACAGGTAATTTTCATTTGAATGTACTTGGTGTGATTTTATCAGTCGCACTGAATGCCTTTATCGCGAGCCGTGTGAAAGGGCATGATTACTTTAAGGAAGCCCTTTATGTGTGGAATCTCAAACAAATCCATAATCAAATCTATCGTAAGCTCAAGCGTATTCAACCCAAAGCTGAGCAAGGCGACCGAGATGCGCTGACTATCCTGTACTTCTATTACACCACGCAAAAACAGGTATACGACCTAGACAACAACACATTGACGATAAAAACAGTTCAGCAATCGCTAGATAACATCCTAGAGCTGGGTGATAAATGGAGCATTGAACTAGATATAGAGGATTTTTCGAAAGATCTAATCGCAAAGTTTTAA
- the trmY gene encoding tRNA (pseudouridine(54)-N(1))-methyltransferase TrmY has protein sequence MRSFVLRARAAPTESKLILEGVGQDAHTEILAHTLMNTIFVAQSHRENVTVHLVLESTKDFSRTITFDSNEITNIGGFHESALLSAVVRAVDASQGMTKEQTRQVEPGIVVRTMSFEKLVKELAENHQLYMMDKKGDFIRDAEIVENPCFLLTDHIPMPKKSYNSLKRLGTEKISLGPNMLFASQCVVLINNELDIRGF, from the coding sequence ATGCGTTCATTTGTATTACGCGCTCGTGCAGCCCCTACAGAGAGCAAACTTATCTTAGAAGGTGTTGGGCAAGACGCTCATACTGAGATTCTGGCTCATACTCTGATGAACACGATCTTCGTTGCTCAATCTCATCGTGAGAATGTCACCGTGCACCTTGTATTAGAAAGTACTAAAGACTTCTCGCGTACGATCACTTTCGATTCAAATGAAATCACCAACATTGGCGGCTTTCATGAATCGGCATTGTTATCAGCGGTAGTAAGAGCGGTTGATGCTTCTCAAGGTATGACCAAAGAGCAGACTCGTCAGGTTGAACCTGGGATCGTCGTTCGCACTATGAGCTTTGAAAAGTTGGTTAAAGAACTGGCTGAAAACCACCAGCTGTACATGATGGATAAGAAAGGCGACTTTATTCGTGATGCAGAGATTGTAGAAAACCCATGTTTCCTTCTGACTGACCACATCCCTATGCCGAAGAAAAGCTACAACAGCTTAAAGCGCTTAGGAACAGAAAAGATCAGCTTAGGCCCGAACATGCTGTTTGCTTCTCAGTGTGTTGTGTTGATCAATAATGAGCTGGATATTCGCGGTTTCTAA
- a CDS encoding YitT family protein yields the protein MDKDHNLRENLLALILGSALVSLGVIFFNQVGLLTGGTAGLAIFITKVTDLSFGQVFFALNLPFYILSVARMGWRFTISTFIAVSIVSFAVDYLYHVIQIAEIHALYAALLGGGLIGTGMLVIFRHKMSLGGFNILALFLQERFGIRAGKVQMALDCAIVVLSLFIVDVSLVLLSVLGAIVTNLILAMNHKPGRYQPVVKAEAA from the coding sequence ATGGATAAAGATCACAACCTTCGCGAAAACTTACTGGCACTGATCTTAGGTAGTGCACTGGTTTCACTCGGCGTTATATTTTTCAACCAAGTCGGTTTGCTCACTGGAGGCACGGCTGGCCTAGCGATCTTCATTACCAAAGTAACAGACCTAAGTTTTGGCCAAGTGTTCTTCGCGCTTAACTTACCTTTTTATATTTTGTCGGTTGCTCGTATGGGCTGGCGTTTCACCATCAGCACCTTTATTGCCGTTTCGATTGTTTCGTTCGCGGTAGATTACTTGTACCACGTGATTCAGATTGCTGAGATTCATGCATTGTATGCAGCATTATTAGGAGGTGGCTTAATTGGTACCGGCATGTTGGTGATCTTTCGTCATAAGATGAGCTTAGGTGGTTTCAACATTCTGGCGTTGTTCTTACAAGAACGTTTTGGGATTCGTGCGGGCAAAGTTCAGATGGCACTAGATTGCGCGATTGTCGTACTCTCATTGTTTATCGTTGATGTGTCACTGGTACTACTATCTGTATTGGGCGCGATAGTCACTAACTTGATCCTTGCGATGAACCATAAACCAGGGCGCTATCAACCTGTGGTTAAAGCGGAAGCAGCGTAG
- a CDS encoding sulfite exporter TauE/SafE family protein, producing the protein MEYLDQTALIAMALIFVGSFVQTAIGFGLAIVAAPLLFLVSPDYVPAPICLVGLFISIFNAFKHRANISIGGLKIALLGRIPGSIAGGALLVMVSTSVLSLWLGLLVVFAVIVSLLPFRLEPTPAKMGIAGFFSGFFGTSSGIGGPPMALLLQHQDANQLRGNLSAFFVFSSIISLLVQIPIGFFTMHHLIITIPLLPAAWLGYKVALLTTQSIPKEKIRIGSLLLCSISGFTAIWQGLAG; encoded by the coding sequence ATGGAATACCTAGATCAGACCGCCCTTATTGCGATGGCACTCATTTTTGTCGGCTCGTTTGTACAAACCGCAATCGGCTTTGGTTTGGCTATTGTTGCTGCCCCACTGCTGTTTTTGGTCTCGCCTGACTATGTACCCGCGCCTATATGTCTCGTTGGCCTGTTTATTTCTATATTCAATGCGTTTAAACACCGAGCAAACATTTCTATTGGCGGATTAAAAATCGCACTGCTTGGCCGTATTCCGGGCTCGATAGCTGGCGGGGCTTTGTTGGTGATGGTTTCAACGAGCGTTCTGTCTCTGTGGTTAGGCTTATTGGTAGTATTTGCGGTGATTGTCAGCTTGCTGCCGTTTAGATTAGAGCCGACCCCTGCCAAGATGGGCATCGCGGGATTCTTCTCAGGGTTCTTTGGTACAAGTTCAGGTATAGGAGGTCCACCAATGGCGTTGCTACTTCAACACCAAGATGCCAATCAACTTCGTGGTAACCTTTCCGCGTTTTTCGTGTTTAGTTCTATCATTTCATTACTGGTACAGATCCCAATAGGCTTCTTTACGATGCACCATTTGATCATCACAATCCCGCTACTTCCAGCCGCTTGGTTGGGTTACAAAGTGGCGTTATTGACGACGCAAAGCATTCCTAAAGAGAAGATACGCATTGGCTCTTTGCTGCTATGTTCTATCAGTGGCTTTACGGCAATCTGGCAGGGCTTAGCTGGCTAG
- a CDS encoding MmcQ/YjbR family DNA-binding protein, whose translation MTYDEFNAFCESKAATSYVMQWNNSHVWKVGGKMFAIGGWGPNDEPAFIFKASDQNFDFLKEEPGYKPAPYFASRGMKWIQLFEGTPEKDEELRYYLTESHRIVSLGLTKKKQAELGLNQ comes from the coding sequence ATGACATACGACGAGTTCAATGCATTTTGTGAATCAAAAGCTGCCACCAGCTATGTGATGCAGTGGAATAATTCTCACGTTTGGAAAGTGGGTGGAAAGATGTTTGCGATTGGTGGTTGGGGGCCGAACGACGAGCCTGCATTTATCTTCAAAGCGTCCGACCAGAACTTCGACTTTCTGAAAGAAGAGCCCGGTTATAAACCTGCGCCCTACTTTGCTTCGCGTGGTATGAAATGGATTCAGCTGTTTGAGGGCACGCCAGAAAAGGATGAGGAATTGAGATACTACCTCACTGAGTCACACCGAATTGTCTCTTTAGGGCTAACCAAAAAGAAACAAGCAGAACTCGGTCTCAATCAATAA
- a CDS encoding phosphatase PAP2 family protein has protein sequence MTSLFSNKSKGLLLLVLSLYSLVPFLIFGSDFDLGSTISPFYGAFMTFVTYSAGNQGFLITLAVLSLVLLTMTFSKAKLVSLYLQLGILLVLSFAAKTFLKHSTESPRPYSVYLVTQEVVEMPELFYELPSAEKNAAIESVQDRVSEWRTRHWLGETDYSFPSGHMIFVGVCLAFFGGLLLEAKRFYLAGGLLVWAGGVAYSRVWLGMHRPEDLIASIAFAGLIYLLVPLVPTQKIEPLLPKFLRAT, from the coding sequence ATGACTTCTCTGTTCTCTAACAAGTCTAAAGGCTTATTACTGCTCGTTCTAAGTTTGTATTCCCTAGTACCCTTTTTGATCTTTGGATCTGATTTCGACCTTGGAAGTACGATTTCTCCTTTCTATGGTGCCTTCATGACCTTCGTGACGTATTCAGCAGGTAATCAAGGATTCTTGATAACGCTGGCTGTTTTGTCTTTAGTTTTGCTTACGATGACATTTTCCAAAGCTAAGCTAGTCAGCCTTTATCTGCAGTTAGGCATTTTATTGGTACTTAGCTTTGCAGCGAAGACTTTCTTAAAGCATTCAACAGAGAGCCCGCGTCCTTATTCTGTGTATTTGGTTACACAGGAAGTGGTTGAAATGCCGGAGCTGTTTTATGAGTTACCATCGGCAGAAAAAAACGCGGCAATAGAATCTGTGCAAGATAGGGTCAGCGAGTGGCGAACACGTCATTGGCTTGGCGAAACGGACTATTCTTTCCCGTCGGGACACATGATTTTCGTCGGTGTGTGTTTAGCGTTCTTTGGTGGTCTTCTCTTAGAGGCGAAACGCTTTTATCTAGCCGGCGGTTTACTGGTTTGGGCTGGTGGCGTTGCTTATAGTCGTGTTTGGCTTGGTATGCATCGTCCTGAAGACTTGATTGCATCTATCGCTTTTGCGGGTTTAATCTACCTATTGGTGCCACTGGTACCAACGCAAAAAATAGAACCTTTACTGCCTAAGTTTTTAAGAGCGACTTAA
- the ribB gene encoding 3,4-dihydroxy-2-butanone-4-phosphate synthase, which produces MNQSSLLAEFGEPITRVENALQALREGRGVLLLDDEDRENEGDIIYSVEHLTNAQMALMIRECSGIVCLCLTDEQANQLELPPMVVDNNSANQTAFTVTIEAKVGVTTGVSAADRVTTIKTAANPTAKPTDLARPGHVFPLRARKGGVLARRGHTEGTVDLMQMAGLQSAGVLCEVTNPDGTMAKAPEIVAFGKLHNMPVLTIEDMVMYRTEFDLKLA; this is translated from the coding sequence ATGAATCAGTCTTCACTACTTGCCGAATTTGGCGAACCAATCACTCGCGTTGAAAACGCACTGCAAGCTCTACGCGAAGGTCGTGGCGTACTGTTACTTGACGATGAAGATCGCGAGAACGAAGGCGACATCATCTACTCAGTAGAACACCTAACTAATGCTCAAATGGCGCTTATGATCCGTGAATGCAGCGGTATTGTGTGCCTGTGTTTAACTGACGAGCAAGCAAACCAACTTGAACTTCCACCTATGGTTGTTGATAACAACAGCGCAAACCAAACTGCGTTTACCGTAACTATCGAAGCGAAAGTAGGTGTTACGACCGGTGTTTCTGCTGCTGACCGTGTAACGACGATCAAGACAGCTGCCAACCCAACAGCTAAGCCTACTGACCTTGCTCGCCCTGGTCACGTATTCCCACTGCGCGCACGTAAAGGTGGCGTACTGGCTCGCCGCGGCCACACAGAAGGTACTGTGGATCTGATGCAAATGGCAGGTCTTCAATCAGCGGGTGTATTGTGTGAAGTAACCAACCCAGACGGCACGATGGCAAAAGCGCCAGAGATCGTTGCTTTCGGTAAACTGCACAACATGCCTGTACTGACCATTGAAGATATGGTGATGTACCGCACTGAGTTCGATCTTAAGCTAGCATAA
- a CDS encoding LysR family transcriptional regulator has product MDRLTAMRSFVEVANCASFTQAAEHLDMSRLQVSRHVQEIEGWLKQRLLHRTTRKVSLTAAGEIALQRCEKILHETAELEVTALNQTDALSGTIRIAAPIGLTQHMLLDVVEQFTELHPNITVELFASDRFAQLVDDRIDIALRYTDQPDDSLIARKLMEIDSVVCASQAYLDKHGQPKTVEELRQHNCFRHLSVSKWDFVKDNQHYSVEVSGTIKANDVGVLTRAAQHGKGVVRLPCDLANPLIADGKLKRILDDFISPSSVLWAVYLSRSYQLPIVRQFIDFAAQTWASDIKSGDV; this is encoded by the coding sequence ATGGATAGATTGACGGCGATGCGTAGCTTTGTTGAAGTCGCAAATTGCGCCAGTTTCACTCAAGCAGCAGAGCATTTGGACATGAGCCGTTTACAGGTTTCACGGCATGTTCAAGAGATCGAAGGGTGGTTAAAGCAGAGGCTATTACATAGAACGACTCGAAAGGTTAGCCTAACGGCGGCAGGAGAAATCGCCTTACAGCGCTGCGAGAAAATACTCCATGAAACGGCGGAGTTAGAAGTGACCGCACTGAATCAAACCGATGCTCTCTCGGGAACCATTCGAATTGCTGCACCCATTGGTTTAACTCAGCACATGTTGTTGGATGTGGTTGAACAGTTCACAGAGCTTCATCCCAATATCACGGTAGAACTTTTTGCTTCTGACCGTTTTGCTCAGCTGGTGGATGACAGAATCGATATTGCGCTGCGTTATACCGATCAACCTGACGATAGCTTGATTGCTCGTAAGCTAATGGAAATTGATTCGGTGGTGTGTGCATCGCAAGCTTATTTAGATAAACATGGTCAACCTAAAACAGTCGAAGAGCTTCGACAGCACAATTGTTTTCGCCATTTGAGTGTCTCTAAGTGGGATTTCGTGAAGGATAATCAGCATTATTCTGTTGAGGTGTCTGGCACTATCAAAGCTAATGATGTTGGGGTATTAACCCGCGCCGCGCAACATGGAAAAGGGGTTGTTCGATTGCCCTGTGATTTAGCCAATCCACTGATTGCGGATGGCAAATTGAAACGAATTTTGGATGATTTTATTTCACCGAGTAGTGTGCTTTGGGCGGTGTATCTATCTCGCAGTTACCAGCTTCCGATTGTTCGTCAGTTCATTGATTTTGCGGCACAAACTTGGGCTAGCGATATCAAGTCTGGGGATGTTTGA
- a CDS encoding NAD(P)-dependent oxidoreductase has translation MKIAVLGASGWIGSHIAQEAKARGHEVVAVVRDASRVEISDVEVRSFDLQDEAASLTTALSGVDAVIASIGGRALGNHDIVKSTATKLLDTLPSIGIERLLWVGGAGSLEVAPNVPLVTVPDFPVDYKNEALAQGEALEVFKQSDSEVNWTFISPAAEIFPGEKLSAYRTGGDQLLTDEDGNSKISVSDYAIAMIDELEAGNFPRQRIGVAY, from the coding sequence ATGAAAATTGCAGTATTAGGCGCATCAGGTTGGATTGGTAGTCACATCGCTCAAGAAGCTAAAGCGCGCGGACACGAAGTTGTTGCTGTTGTAAGAGATGCAAGCCGTGTAGAAATCAGCGATGTTGAGGTTCGTTCATTTGATTTACAAGATGAAGCAGCCAGTCTCACGACGGCTTTATCAGGCGTTGATGCGGTTATTGCTTCGATTGGTGGACGTGCTCTAGGCAATCACGACATCGTAAAAAGCACAGCAACTAAGCTGCTTGATACACTGCCAAGCATTGGTATCGAACGTCTACTTTGGGTAGGAGGTGCAGGCTCATTAGAGGTAGCACCAAACGTACCATTAGTTACTGTTCCTGACTTCCCTGTGGATTACAAAAACGAAGCGTTAGCACAAGGTGAAGCTCTTGAAGTGTTCAAACAATCGGACAGCGAGGTTAACTGGACGTTTATTAGCCCAGCAGCAGAAATCTTCCCGGGCGAGAAACTGTCGGCCTACCGTACTGGTGGCGACCAGCTGCTCACCGACGAAGATGGCAACAGCAAAATTTCAGTCAGCGACTATGCAATCGCGATGATTGATGAACTCGAAGCTGGCAATTTCCCACGCCAACGCATTGGTGTCGCGTACTAG
- a CDS encoding SDR family NAD(P)-dependent oxidoreductase: protein MNTSNIALITGASGGIGLELAKIHAKKGGDLVLVARTLPKLEALKAEIESQYKVSVHVISEDLSDPQSPQRIFDYTESHGLEISTLINNAGFGGHGLFHERALEADLSMIQVNINALVSLTHLYLQGMVARNHGKVMNMSSTASLLPGPLQAVYYATKSFVTSFSQAIAQELEESNVTVTALCPGPVKTGFVEAGDLKDVDAWKNAKSPESVAQIGYQAMEKGELVAFNEKGLKFMLEWLIPLLPRKMVLKMSRQAMEKQ, encoded by the coding sequence ATGAACACTTCAAACATTGCGTTAATCACTGGTGCATCAGGTGGTATCGGCCTTGAACTTGCAAAAATTCATGCAAAGAAAGGGGGTGACCTTGTCCTTGTTGCCCGCACGCTGCCAAAACTGGAAGCGCTAAAAGCTGAGATTGAAAGCCAATATAAAGTCTCAGTCCATGTGATTTCAGAAGATCTCAGTGATCCTCAGAGCCCGCAACGAATCTTCGATTACACAGAAAGTCATGGGCTTGAGATAAGTACCCTGATCAACAACGCAGGCTTTGGTGGTCATGGTCTGTTTCATGAGCGAGCGCTAGAAGCTGACTTGTCGATGATTCAAGTAAACATCAATGCTCTGGTATCACTGACTCACTTATACCTGCAAGGCATGGTTGCGCGTAACCACGGTAAAGTAATGAACATGTCATCGACCGCTTCTTTACTGCCCGGTCCACTGCAAGCGGTGTATTACGCAACTAAGTCGTTCGTGACGTCCTTCTCTCAAGCAATCGCTCAGGAACTCGAAGAGAGCAACGTTACGGTGACAGCGCTATGCCCAGGTCCCGTAAAAACAGGGTTTGTAGAAGCCGGAGATCTTAAAGATGTCGATGCTTGGAAAAATGCAAAATCACCAGAGTCGGTTGCTCAAATTGGTTATCAAGCGATGGAAAAAGGCGAGTTAGTGGCGTTTAATGAAAAAGGTCTAAAGTTCATGCTTGAATGGCTTATCCCACTGCTACCAAGAAAAATGGTGCTAAAAATGTCTCGTCAAGCAATGGAAAAACAATAA
- a CDS encoding AraC family transcriptional regulator produces MKRAKKFTYSPSWKLLLCDMGIDPLSVLKHAKLPMDLFNRQNFTLNPNEYYRLWDGIEASSGEKEAPLLLAKYMTVEAFDPPIFASICSPDLNTALQRLSQYKPLIGPMMSDVQINSKQTSITISCYGYDAEIPKYLSVSELVFFTQLARLATRENIKPIAIELPLLPNNLEDYKSYFGCDLTHSEQIKITFSAKDAALPFLTENVSMWAFFEESLNKKLVDLDSEASTSERVKATLLESLPSGESSIEGIASKLATSKRTLQRKLTNEAESFQHLLQEVRGELADHYLEKSTLSLGEISFLLGYKEANSFIRAYSNWKGVPPGIYREQVH; encoded by the coding sequence ATGAAACGAGCGAAGAAATTCACCTACTCCCCGAGTTGGAAGCTGTTACTTTGCGATATGGGCATTGATCCGCTCTCGGTACTCAAGCACGCAAAATTGCCGATGGACCTTTTCAATCGTCAGAATTTCACCTTAAATCCAAATGAATATTACCGACTCTGGGATGGTATTGAAGCCTCATCTGGTGAAAAAGAAGCACCGTTACTACTGGCTAAGTACATGACGGTAGAGGCGTTTGATCCTCCGATCTTTGCTAGCATTTGTAGCCCAGATTTGAATACGGCCCTGCAACGCCTTAGCCAATACAAACCTCTGATTGGCCCGATGATGTCTGATGTCCAGATCAATTCAAAACAGACCAGCATTACCATCAGTTGCTACGGCTACGACGCGGAAATCCCAAAATACCTTAGCGTGTCTGAGTTAGTATTCTTTACCCAATTAGCACGCTTGGCGACCAGAGAAAACATCAAGCCAATAGCTATCGAGTTACCACTGTTGCCTAACAACCTAGAAGATTATAAATCGTATTTTGGTTGCGACCTTACGCACAGCGAACAGATAAAAATCACCTTCAGTGCTAAAGACGCCGCTTTGCCCTTCTTGACCGAGAATGTCTCTATGTGGGCATTCTTCGAAGAGTCGCTCAACAAAAAACTGGTTGATTTGGATTCAGAAGCATCGACGTCTGAGCGAGTGAAAGCCACTCTGTTAGAGTCATTACCGAGTGGTGAGAGTTCGATTGAAGGTATCGCTAGTAAGCTTGCAACGAGTAAGCGCACCCTGCAACGCAAACTCACCAATGAAGCAGAGAGCTTTCAACACCTACTGCAAGAAGTAAGAGGTGAATTAGCCGATCATTATTTGGAAAAGTCGACACTGTCATTGGGAGAGATATCCTTCTTGCTAGGGTACAAAGAAGCGAACTCGTTTATTCGTGCGTATAGCAATTGGAAAGGCGTACCTCCGGGCATCTACAGAGAACAAGTTCACTGA
- a CDS encoding cupin domain-containing protein: MLNMDFAKRLVIDTALLDWIASPAKGVWRKPLEREEKESGHTTSVVKYDSESSFSEHPHPQGEEIFVLEGVFSDETGDFPAGTYIRNPPGSAHSPSSKNGCTILVKLNQFDARDLTQVRINTLDAEWLPGIGGLQVMPLHEFEHEHVALVKWPVGERFQPHRHFGGEEIFVLSGTFKDEHGEYPKHTWMRSPHMSEHFPYVEEETVILVKTGHLPID, encoded by the coding sequence ATGTTGAATATGGATTTTGCAAAGAGATTGGTGATTGATACCGCATTACTGGATTGGATTGCAAGCCCTGCTAAAGGGGTTTGGCGTAAGCCGTTAGAAAGAGAAGAGAAAGAGTCGGGCCACACGACCAGCGTGGTGAAGTACGATTCTGAATCTTCGTTTTCTGAGCACCCACACCCGCAAGGCGAAGAGATCTTCGTATTAGAGGGGGTGTTCTCAGATGAAACGGGTGATTTCCCTGCCGGTACTTATATCCGTAATCCGCCGGGCAGCGCGCATTCTCCATCAAGCAAAAATGGCTGCACGATCTTGGTTAAACTCAACCAATTTGATGCGAGAGACTTAACTCAAGTTCGCATCAATACTCTAGATGCAGAGTGGCTTCCGGGGATTGGTGGTTTACAAGTGATGCCACTGCATGAGTTCGAACACGAGCATGTCGCATTAGTGAAGTGGCCGGTTGGCGAACGTTTTCAGCCACATCGTCACTTTGGTGGTGAAGAGATCTTCGTTTTGTCTGGCACCTTTAAAGATGAACACGGTGAGTACCCGAAACACACCTGGATGCGTAGCCCTCATATGAGCGAGCATTTCCCTTATGTGGAAGAAGAGACGGTTATCCTAGTGAAAACAGGGCACTTGCCGATCGATTAA
- a CDS encoding LysR family transcriptional regulator has product MLNQINLSDIRSFVLIARLGNFTKAAEELDVSRSHVSRQVSSLEKQMGVTLFIRTTRTLRLTHAGQDLYARCEQALDNIDQALIAAVDDVEEVRGDIKINCVGGYLGEVIIADLVNEFMQLYPDISISLDFSSNRVDLIEDAFDIAFRMGSIEDAGFIARKLLDIEMGTLASPKYFARKGKPNHPKDLIHHDCLTGSVRKWSFQALDDTKKTVDVHVMGRLQCKNGRVLVQGAKSGNGIIRVPTIYCLQELNDGQLEQVFDEWVVPKVDFSAIYHRDRYQPSRIRTFIDFVKGRFEQMPIS; this is encoded by the coding sequence ATGCTCAATCAAATTAACCTGTCTGATATTCGCTCCTTCGTGCTTATCGCTCGTTTAGGTAATTTCACCAAAGCGGCAGAGGAGTTGGATGTGTCTCGTTCCCACGTATCACGCCAAGTGAGTAGCCTAGAAAAGCAGATGGGTGTGACACTGTTTATCCGCACCACTCGAACCTTAAGGCTGACGCACGCGGGGCAAGATCTGTACGCGAGATGTGAACAAGCCTTAGATAATATAGACCAAGCGTTGATTGCTGCGGTGGACGATGTCGAAGAAGTACGTGGTGACATAAAAATAAACTGTGTCGGCGGTTATCTTGGTGAGGTGATCATCGCGGATCTGGTCAATGAGTTTATGCAGCTCTACCCAGACATCAGCATCAGTCTTGATTTCAGTAGTAACCGAGTCGACTTGATTGAAGACGCGTTTGATATCGCTTTTCGCATGGGAAGCATAGAAGACGCGGGCTTTATCGCTAGAAAGCTATTGGATATTGAAATGGGAACACTCGCGAGCCCAAAGTATTTTGCTCGCAAAGGAAAGCCAAACCATCCTAAAGATCTCATCCACCATGATTGCTTAACGGGGTCAGTGCGTAAGTGGAGTTTTCAAGCGTTGGACGACACCAAGAAAACAGTCGATGTTCATGTGATGGGCAGACTGCAATGTAAGAATGGCCGAGTGTTGGTGCAGGGCGCCAAGTCGGGCAACGGGATTATTCGAGTTCCAACCATCTATTGCTTACAAGAACTCAATGACGGGCAATTGGAGCAGGTGTTTGATGAGTGGGTCGTGCCGAAAGTGGACTTTTCAGCGATCTACCATCGAGACCGCTATCAACCGAGCCGAATTCGAACCTTCATTGATTTTGTAAAAGGTCGCTTCGAGCAAATGCCAATCAGCTGA
- a CDS encoding SDR family oxidoreductase, translating into MEKLIVITGASSGIGEEIARRLSDEGHPLLLLARRVDRLEALNLPNSLSVKVDVTDKASFDAAIAQGEEKFGPVDALINNAGAMLLGQIDTQDAQEWKTMFDVNVIGLLNGMQSVLAPMMERNTGTIINISSIAGKKTFPSHAAYCGTKFAVHAISENVREEVAASNVRVTTIAPGAVETELLSHTTSQEIKDGYDSWKEGMGGVLAADDIARAVSFAYQQPQNVCIREIALAPTKQQP; encoded by the coding sequence ATGGAAAAACTAATCGTAATTACAGGTGCAAGCTCTGGTATTGGTGAAGAAATCGCTCGTCGTCTAAGCGATGAAGGTCACCCTCTTCTACTTTTAGCTCGTCGTGTTGACCGCCTTGAAGCGCTGAACCTACCAAACTCACTGTCAGTAAAAGTAGACGTAACAGACAAAGCGTCTTTTGATGCGGCAATCGCACAGGGTGAAGAGAAATTTGGCCCTGTAGATGCGCTGATCAACAACGCTGGCGCAATGCTTCTTGGTCAAATCGATACTCAAGACGCACAAGAGTGGAAGACAATGTTCGATGTGAACGTGATTGGTCTTCTAAACGGCATGCAATCTGTACTTGCTCCGATGATGGAACGCAATACAGGTACTATCATCAACATCAGCTCTATCGCGGGTAAGAAAACATTCCCAAGCCACGCGGCTTACTGTGGTACTAAATTCGCGGTACATGCTATTTCTGAGAACGTTCGTGAAGAAGTGGCGGCATCAAATGTTCGTGTTACGACTATCGCACCGGGTGCTGTAGAAACAGAACTTCTGTCTCACACAACATCTCAAGAGATCAAAGACGGTTACGATTCTTGGAAAGAAGGCATGGGCGGCGTACTGGCAGCTGACGATATTGCTCGCGCGGTATCATTCGCTTACCAGCAACCACAGAACGTTTGTATCCGTGAAATTGCTCTAGCGCCAACTAAGCAACAACCATAG